One window of Leucobacter komagatae genomic DNA carries:
- a CDS encoding amidohydrolase — MQADVLFERATLFDGHELLPSPVSIAIAGGLITAVSEESLEHLVGPHTQRRDMRGAFVMPGLVDVHNHHAIAGRAELFELSLPVGASRDEILMAVAAHAANTPEGGWITGGPWGTNLLAELNSLESLALLDEAAQGRPVVLIEDSRHNRWASSEALRRAGIDNASGSADASADTGVLRDRETQRPTGVLLERAGLLVEHALAAQGGFSETQHRASAKHGVAVLNSFGVTTFQDAAASRDILAALKQLDDSDELNAWVVSSITMNDDIFGFSPVGQALIDLAEPYRSRHHRPDFVKVFLDGVPPARTAAFLEPYLPDDEHGHDFAGALLIPQAEFGALVESVAGQGLGVKVHCAGDASARAVLDTVERLRSSGDHTTRVHIAHGQILAESDIPRLAELDVTADMSPFVWFPGVIPTALTQVLPAEVASRVQPTRDLLEQGALLAMGSDWPVSPTPNPWVGIHGLVTRADPFRQAPGTLWPEQALSVGEALRICTANGAEAMGLGGVTGRIAEGYSADLILLDASPFDRDPHTLVDTRVLETWFEGRVVHRVND, encoded by the coding sequence ATGCAAGCTGATGTACTGTTCGAACGAGCGACGCTGTTCGACGGGCACGAGCTCCTCCCCTCGCCCGTGTCGATAGCGATCGCGGGTGGCCTTATCACGGCGGTCAGTGAAGAGAGTCTCGAACACCTCGTCGGCCCGCACACTCAGCGCCGCGACATGCGGGGGGCGTTCGTGATGCCAGGCCTCGTCGATGTCCACAACCACCACGCGATCGCCGGCCGCGCTGAGCTCTTTGAACTCTCACTGCCCGTCGGCGCCTCACGCGACGAGATACTCATGGCCGTTGCCGCGCACGCCGCGAACACCCCGGAGGGCGGCTGGATCACCGGTGGGCCCTGGGGCACGAACCTCCTCGCCGAACTCAACTCGCTCGAATCACTCGCGCTCTTAGACGAGGCCGCTCAGGGGCGCCCGGTTGTGCTCATCGAAGACAGCAGGCACAACCGGTGGGCTTCAAGCGAAGCGCTGCGCCGTGCCGGGATCGACAATGCGTCCGGCTCCGCCGATGCTTCGGCTGACACCGGGGTGCTTCGTGACCGCGAGACCCAGCGCCCAACGGGCGTGCTGCTCGAACGCGCCGGGCTGCTCGTCGAACACGCGCTCGCCGCGCAAGGCGGTTTCAGCGAGACGCAGCACCGCGCGTCGGCAAAGCACGGCGTCGCCGTGCTGAACAGTTTTGGCGTGACAACGTTTCAGGACGCGGCCGCGTCACGGGACATCCTCGCCGCGCTGAAGCAACTCGACGACTCCGACGAGCTCAACGCCTGGGTCGTCTCGTCAATCACGATGAACGACGACATCTTCGGCTTCTCGCCCGTCGGGCAAGCCCTCATCGACCTCGCAGAGCCGTACCGTTCCCGGCACCACCGCCCCGACTTCGTCAAGGTGTTCCTTGACGGCGTGCCGCCCGCGCGCACGGCGGCATTCCTCGAGCCGTACCTCCCCGACGACGAGCACGGTCACGACTTCGCGGGAGCGCTTTTGATACCGCAAGCGGAGTTCGGGGCGCTCGTCGAGAGCGTCGCCGGGCAGGGGCTCGGGGTGAAAGTGCACTGCGCTGGAGACGCCTCCGCCCGAGCCGTGCTCGACACGGTGGAGCGCCTGCGTAGCTCAGGCGACCACACCACGCGGGTGCACATCGCGCACGGCCAGATCCTTGCCGAGAGCGACATTCCACGGCTCGCCGAGCTTGACGTCACGGCAGATATGTCGCCCTTCGTGTGGTTTCCCGGTGTGATCCCGACCGCGCTCACGCAGGTGCTTCCCGCCGAGGTAGCCTCACGCGTGCAGCCGACCCGCGACCTGCTCGAACAGGGAGCGCTGCTCGCGATGGGCTCGGACTGGCCGGTCAGCCCGACTCCGAACCCGTGGGTGGGTATCCACGGGCTTGTCACGCGGGCCGACCCGTTTCGCCAGGCGCCCGGAACACTGTGGCCCGAACAGGCGCTCTCCGTCGGCGAGGCGCTTCGCATCTGCACCGCAAACGGCGCCGAAGCGATGGGCCTCGGCGGAGTCACGGGCAGGATCGCCGAGGGATACTCGGCCGACCTGATCCTGCTCGATGCGAGTCCGTTCGACCGCGACCCACACACGCTCGTCGATACGCGGGTGCTCGAGACCTGGTTTGAGGGGCGCGTCGTCCACCGGGTGAATGACTAG
- a CDS encoding multidrug effflux MFS transporter: MTSRRKRLAPAARTGPGLILLLGLLEAFGPLSMDLYMPALPELAATLDTSDALAQLTMSVCMLGLGVGQLIAGPLSDRFGRRLPLLVGVAAFTVFSAGCALAPSAEWLLLFRTFQGIGGAAGMVVTLAIARDLFSGAELSKMLSWLALVGATAPIVAPVLGGQLTAVMDWRGFFLVLGGLGAVLFAAAALWLPESLPMGARSAGGGRSLFADARVLLGPGPYRVVLAISAISGIAFFSYLSMSSFVLQNGFGVSPQLFGVMFALGSLCNVVGSQTNRVLVGRFSPLELYRAGIGIACIGSALAALSALLGWGLGPFVAGLGIYLMSTGFTLPNQNTIALDAHGDRAGSAAALIGMASLTVGPIVSPLVSAGGLTTLTLGVTMAAASAAVLVLGMTALRGK; this comes from the coding sequence ATGACTAGCCGCCGCAAGCGCCTAGCTCCCGCAGCGCGTACCGGCCCCGGCCTGATCCTGCTCCTGGGTCTGCTTGAGGCGTTTGGCCCGCTCTCGATGGATCTGTACATGCCGGCCCTCCCTGAACTCGCCGCGACGCTCGACACGAGCGACGCCCTGGCCCAGCTGACGATGTCGGTCTGCATGCTCGGGCTGGGCGTCGGGCAGCTCATCGCTGGCCCGCTCAGCGACCGCTTCGGAAGGCGGCTGCCGCTTCTCGTTGGCGTCGCCGCGTTCACCGTATTCTCTGCGGGGTGCGCGCTCGCCCCCTCTGCCGAGTGGCTGCTGCTCTTCCGGACGTTTCAGGGCATCGGCGGCGCGGCTGGCATGGTTGTCACGCTTGCGATCGCACGCGACCTGTTCTCTGGGGCAGAACTCTCAAAGATGCTCTCCTGGCTCGCGCTCGTCGGCGCTACCGCGCCGATTGTCGCGCCCGTGCTCGGAGGCCAGCTCACGGCGGTCATGGACTGGCGGGGCTTCTTCCTCGTGCTCGGCGGGCTCGGCGCCGTACTTTTCGCGGCGGCTGCGCTCTGGCTTCCGGAGTCGCTTCCGATGGGCGCGCGCAGCGCAGGCGGCGGGCGATCGCTGTTCGCGGACGCACGCGTGCTACTCGGCCCCGGCCCGTATCGGGTCGTGCTCGCAATTTCGGCGATCTCAGGGATCGCGTTCTTCTCGTACCTGTCGATGTCGAGCTTTGTGCTGCAGAATGGCTTCGGCGTCTCGCCGCAGCTCTTCGGCGTCATGTTCGCGCTCGGCTCGCTGTGCAATGTCGTGGGTTCCCAGACGAACCGGGTGCTCGTCGGCAGGTTCTCACCCCTCGAGCTGTACCGGGCGGGCATCGGGATCGCGTGCATCGGCAGCGCGCTCGCGGCACTCAGTGCGCTGCTGGGATGGGGCCTCGGCCCCTTCGTCGCAGGGCTCGGAATCTACCTCATGTCGACGGGCTTCACACTCCCCAACCAGAACACGATCGCGCTGGATGCGCACGGTGACAGAGCGGGGTCGGCTGCAGCGCTCATCGGCATGGCGTCGCTCACCGTCGGGCCGATCGTGAGCCCACTGGTTTCTGCCGGCGGGCTCACGACGCTCACACTCGGGGTGACGATGGCTGCGGCGAGCGCAGCCGTACTCGTGCTCGGTATGACGGCGCTGCGCGGGAAGTAG
- a CDS encoding ABC transporter substrate-binding protein, whose translation MTIRINPRKGVRAAALAAVALSLVLTSCSPPAASSGSGGDSLTIGMVGSTGDTQDPYQFQGSTSSSALFRQVFEGLAQRASDGSVKLALAESIEPNDTNDVWTITLRDGVKLHNGEKFIAEDVAESLRWMIDPENAFTYATQLDWLTSADQIEVVDDLTVKLNLAEPFGLVPEMLAMERINMRSIRNGATQEKPEGTGPFVLDSFTPGQEAKLTRFEDYWGEKPNIEHLKISYFTEQNAVTNAIRGGQIDVAQGIPFPEMPALEVDPNLELLVSDTAAYPIIAMNASNAPFDDVKVRQALRMSVDRERIVSNAFGGYASVANDFVGKNTSCAPPSVPQRKQDIAGAKALVAEAGAEGASVELVTDGAFPGMMEMAQLIADDAAKAGLNISVRKLDVATFLDRWLEWPFFISFTSSPYETTAKAHYLPGGSENGTAFDDAEYAELADKLYQATDAGEQCKLIEQMQTIEYERGGYLIPVYGQQITVHRSNVKGLEPDLYGRSAYVVTGVTVE comes from the coding sequence ATGACAATTCGAATCAACCCCCGTAAGGGCGTGCGGGCCGCGGCGCTCGCGGCCGTCGCGCTCTCGCTCGTGCTCACGAGCTGCTCCCCACCGGCCGCCTCAAGCGGCTCCGGTGGGGACTCGCTCACGATCGGCATGGTCGGCAGCACGGGCGATACGCAGGATCCGTACCAGTTCCAGGGATCGACCTCGAGCTCGGCCCTGTTCAGGCAGGTGTTTGAGGGCCTCGCGCAGCGCGCGAGCGACGGCTCCGTCAAGCTCGCGCTCGCCGAATCGATCGAGCCGAACGACACGAACGATGTCTGGACGATCACCCTCCGGGATGGCGTCAAGCTGCACAACGGCGAGAAGTTCATCGCCGAGGACGTCGCTGAGAGCCTGCGCTGGATGATTGACCCCGAGAACGCGTTCACCTACGCGACGCAGCTCGACTGGCTCACGAGCGCTGACCAGATCGAGGTCGTGGACGATCTGACCGTGAAGCTCAACCTCGCCGAGCCATTCGGTCTGGTGCCGGAGATGCTCGCCATGGAGCGCATCAACATGCGCAGCATCCGGAATGGTGCAACGCAGGAGAAGCCTGAGGGGACCGGGCCGTTCGTGCTCGACTCTTTCACGCCCGGCCAGGAGGCGAAGCTCACCCGGTTCGAGGACTACTGGGGCGAGAAACCAAACATCGAGCACCTCAAAATCTCGTACTTCACCGAGCAGAATGCGGTGACGAACGCTATCAGGGGCGGCCAGATCGACGTCGCGCAGGGCATCCCGTTCCCTGAGATGCCGGCGCTTGAAGTCGATCCAAATCTTGAGTTGCTCGTGAGCGACACCGCGGCCTACCCGATCATCGCGATGAACGCGTCGAACGCGCCCTTCGACGACGTGAAGGTGCGCCAGGCGCTGCGCATGTCCGTCGATAGAGAGCGGATCGTGTCGAACGCATTCGGTGGGTACGCCTCGGTCGCGAATGATTTCGTCGGCAAGAACACGTCGTGCGCGCCGCCTTCGGTGCCGCAGCGGAAGCAGGACATCGCGGGCGCGAAGGCGCTCGTCGCGGAGGCTGGCGCTGAGGGGGCCTCGGTCGAACTCGTCACTGACGGTGCGTTCCCCGGCATGATGGAGATGGCGCAGCTCATCGCAGACGACGCCGCGAAGGCTGGGCTGAACATTTCGGTTCGCAAGCTCGACGTCGCAACGTTCCTGGACCGCTGGCTTGAGTGGCCGTTCTTCATCAGCTTCACGTCAAGCCCGTATGAGACGACCGCGAAGGCGCACTACCTGCCCGGCGGGTCGGAGAACGGCACCGCGTTCGACGACGCCGAATACGCCGAGCTTGCAGACAAGCTCTACCAGGCGACGGACGCTGGCGAGCAGTGCAAGCTCATCGAGCAGATGCAGACGATCGAGTACGAGCGCGGCGGCTACCTTATCCCTGTCTACGGCCAGCAGATCACGGTGCACCGTTCGAACGTGAAGGGCCTGGAGCCTGACCTGTACGGCCGCTCGGCCTACGTCGTCACCGGCGTGACCGTCGAATAG
- a CDS encoding helix-turn-helix domain-containing protein, protein MSANRSLSVATPVFPVHDIAPRNGPAGTPVIIVEPITADVAIGSPHRHAFTQLVLVERGTGTHQVDFASVPIRAGELHLLAPGQVHHWQADPGLRCLAILFSEDALDPLGLLPDRIRELLLLGAAPIAPPAPALARIRRLFAAIEDAPSPETGAYILAALLHECADASVEHQTLGSHSALTRDFMRCVLRSPDARLTVASCAARLSVTAGYLAEQVVADTGSTPGRILRTAIAREAQRLLSGSDLSAAQISSKLGFSEPSYFSRFFRREVGSTPTEYRGLGTDAAARPRKERHAS, encoded by the coding sequence ATGTCAGCGAACCGCTCACTGTCAGTAGCGACCCCCGTGTTCCCCGTGCACGACATCGCGCCGCGCAACGGGCCGGCCGGCACCCCAGTCATCATCGTCGAGCCGATTACGGCAGACGTCGCGATCGGCTCGCCGCACCGCCACGCGTTCACCCAACTCGTGCTCGTCGAGCGCGGCACGGGCACCCACCAGGTCGACTTTGCGAGTGTGCCGATCAGGGCGGGCGAGCTCCACCTGCTCGCCCCCGGCCAGGTGCACCACTGGCAGGCTGACCCGGGGCTTCGCTGCCTCGCGATCCTCTTCTCAGAAGACGCGCTCGACCCGCTCGGTCTGCTCCCCGACCGAATCCGCGAACTGCTGCTGCTCGGCGCCGCGCCAATCGCCCCGCCAGCGCCCGCCCTCGCCCGGATTCGCCGCCTTTTCGCCGCCATCGAGGACGCGCCGTCGCCCGAAACCGGGGCGTACATCCTCGCTGCCCTACTGCACGAATGCGCCGACGCCTCGGTCGAGCACCAGACGCTCGGCTCCCACTCTGCGCTGACCCGCGATTTCATGCGATGCGTACTCCGCAGCCCAGACGCCCGGCTCACCGTCGCGAGCTGCGCGGCCCGTCTCAGCGTGACCGCGGGATACCTGGCCGAACAGGTCGTCGCCGACACCGGGTCAACCCCGGGGCGCATCCTCCGCACCGCCATCGCGCGCGAGGCGCAGCGGCTGCTCAGCGGGAGCGACCTCAGCGCCGCCCAGATCTCAAGCAAGCTCGGGTTCAGCGAGCCCTCATACTTCTCCCGCTTCTTCCGCCGAGAGGTCGGCTCAACACCAACCGAATACCGCGGGCTCGGCACCGACGCCGCTGCCCGCCCCCGAAAGGAACGCCATGCAAGCTGA
- a CDS encoding ABC transporter substrate-binding protein produces MSQRRTVKIAAIALAAALGASLAACAPPGGGDGGDPAGALRIGMVGSSIDEVQPYAQHSSFSNNAVYAQVHEGLTALDNEGAVVYKLAESMTPNEALDVWTVRLRDGVRTHNGEQFTAHDAAESIGWMVDEANGWSIASQLDFIDPDGIAVVDDLTLELSLREPYGPLPEAFSMTRLVMRSLKGNATFDAPAGTGPFRIESFTAGQQAKLTRFDDYWGDPATVENLTFSFFQEQDAVTNAIRGGQIDIAQGIPFPEMPSIEREAGLKILVSDTATYPLMTVRLDASPTDDARVREAMRLVVDRERIVENAFGGYATIGNDFISKNSACPDPQLPQREQDLERAAELLAEAGAAELKLELATDAAFPGMVEMAQLYAEDAAKVGIGVSVKKLDVGTFLNQWLEWPFFIGFTSTPYLVSATGHFSPGGSENGSHMDDPEYNEIAAKLYATADPEAQCDYISQLRTIEYERGGYIIPVYGQDITVHSDRVSGLRTDLYGRSAYTLDGVTIDQ; encoded by the coding sequence ATGAGTCAACGAAGAACTGTCAAGATTGCCGCGATCGCGCTTGCGGCGGCACTTGGAGCGAGTCTCGCTGCGTGCGCCCCACCCGGAGGTGGAGACGGCGGCGACCCGGCCGGAGCGCTCCGCATCGGGATGGTGGGCAGCAGCATCGATGAGGTCCAACCCTACGCCCAGCACAGTTCGTTCTCGAATAACGCTGTCTACGCGCAGGTCCATGAGGGGCTCACCGCGCTCGACAACGAGGGGGCGGTCGTCTACAAGCTTGCCGAGTCGATGACGCCGAACGAGGCGCTCGATGTCTGGACAGTGAGGCTCCGCGACGGGGTACGCACACACAACGGCGAGCAGTTCACCGCGCACGACGCGGCCGAGAGCATCGGCTGGATGGTGGACGAGGCAAACGGCTGGTCGATTGCCTCGCAGCTCGATTTCATCGACCCCGACGGTATTGCGGTCGTCGACGACCTCACGCTCGAGCTGTCACTGCGGGAGCCGTACGGCCCCCTCCCCGAGGCATTCTCGATGACACGTCTCGTGATGCGCAGCCTGAAGGGCAACGCCACGTTCGACGCGCCTGCCGGAACAGGGCCGTTCCGTATCGAGTCGTTCACGGCGGGGCAGCAGGCGAAGCTCACCCGGTTCGACGACTACTGGGGCGACCCCGCAACCGTCGAGAACCTCACGTTCTCGTTCTTCCAAGAGCAAGACGCGGTGACGAACGCCATCAGGGGCGGTCAGATCGACATCGCGCAGGGCATTCCGTTCCCCGAGATGCCGAGCATCGAGAGAGAAGCGGGCCTGAAGATCCTCGTGAGCGACACCGCGACGTACCCGCTCATGACCGTGCGGCTCGACGCCTCGCCCACGGACGACGCGCGAGTGCGCGAGGCGATGCGGCTCGTGGTGGATCGCGAACGGATCGTCGAGAACGCGTTTGGCGGCTACGCGACGATCGGAAACGACTTCATCTCGAAGAACTCGGCTTGCCCAGACCCGCAGCTGCCGCAGCGTGAGCAAGACCTTGAGCGTGCGGCTGAGTTGCTCGCTGAAGCTGGTGCAGCCGAACTTAAGCTCGAGCTCGCAACCGATGCCGCGTTCCCCGGGATGGTGGAAATGGCGCAGCTGTACGCGGAGGATGCGGCGAAGGTCGGCATCGGCGTGAGCGTGAAGAAGCTCGACGTCGGAACGTTTCTCAACCAGTGGCTCGAGTGGCCGTTCTTCATCGGGTTCACGTCGACCCCGTACCTCGTCTCGGCGACCGGGCACTTCTCGCCGGGTGGGTCCGAGAACGGCTCGCACATGGACGACCCGGAGTACAACGAGATCGCGGCCAAGCTCTATGCCACGGCAGACCCGGAGGCCCAGTGTGACTACATCTCGCAGTTGCGCACGATCGAGTACGAACGCGGCGGGTACATCATCCCGGTGTACGGGCAAGACATCACCGTGCACAGTGATCGCGTCTCGGGGCTGCGAACCGACCTCTACGGGCGGTCGGCGTACACGCTCGACGGCGTCACCATCGATCAATAA